From the Halobacterium zhouii genome, the window GGGGAGGCCATGCATGTCGTAGCCCGGCCGGTCCGTGACGCGGTACCCCTGCATCCGGAGGTGGCGGATGTAGACGTCCTTCAGGCTCTTGTTCCAGGCGTGGCCCATGTGCGCGGACCCGGACGTGTACGGCGGCCCGTCCACGAAGAAGAAGGGGTCGCCGTCCGCCCGGTGTTCTTTCACTCGCTCGTAGGCATCGACGTCGTCCCAGTACGACTCCACCCGCTGTTCGACGTCCTCGGGGTCGTACTGGTCCGGCGCGTCACCGAAGTCGCTCATACCCGAATCCGACTCGCTCGCTCCTAAAAGGATAATCGGTTGTACAGTCGCCCGTCCAACGGGCGGGGGTCGCTACGACGCGCTGGCGATGCGCGGCCGGACGACGTCGCGGAACACGAACAGTCCCGCCACGCACGCCACGAGGCCCATGCCGACCAGCCACGCCGCCAGCATCGTGTCGCCGCCGCCGAACGCGCTGAACCCGCGCATCTCCGTGACGACCCCCGCGCCGAACAGTCCTGCACTCAGCACCGCGTACAGGAGCGTCGCCGCGGCGTCCGCCAGTGAGTTGAGCATATCCCCTCGTATCCGCTCGCGGTTCAAAGCCCTTCTGCAACGGCGGGACGACCGACGTGGCGGGTGAGACCCAAGTCGGACGTCGGAACGCTTAGGACAGACTGCGGGGAACGTGGCCCATGGGACGGCACGGAAACCCAGACTACGGAACGCTCGCCAGCCTCGCGCTCGTACTCGTCGGGTTCACCGGCGCGTCTGTCGGCGCTGGCACGCTCCCGGGGTGGGAGATCACGCTGCTCACCGACCTCGAGATCCTCGGCGTGCTCGGCCTCCTGCTCTGTCCGTTCGTCTTCGGCATCGTGCTCCCGCTGACCGAGTAATCTCGCTGCGAGTACGCTTTTGGTGCCGGAGCGCGAGAACCCGGATATGAGCGAGGACTGCATCTTCTGTTCGATTGTCGACGGCGAGATTCCCGCGCGCGTCGTCCACGAGGGCGAGGAAGCCATCGCGTTCCTCGACGCGAACCCGCTCGCGCCCGGGCACACGCTCGTCATCCCGAAGACCCACAACGAGCGACTCGCGGACATGGACGAGGACACCGCGAACGCCGTCTTCCAGACGCTATACGACCTGGTCGACGTCGTCGAGAGGGGCGTCGACGCGGACGGCGCCAACGTCGGGTTCAACGACGGCGAGGCCGCCGGCCAGGAGGTGCCCCACGTCCACGGCCACATCATCCCGCGCTTCGAGGGCGACGGCGGCTACCCGCTGCACGCCGTCGCCGGCGAGTCGCCGGACCTCTCCGAGGACGAACTCGACGAGATAGCGAGCGACATCGAATCCCGCGCGAACGACTAACCGAACGCCGACTCGGCGAAACCAACGCCGCTGTCGTCGAGACTGAATGACGCTGGCCAGCGGACGCCACACATCTGTCAGCGGGCAGAATGCACGAATTTTAGTACGAGAACGAGACGAAACTACTGGCATGGACACACGAACCGCCGCGTTCGTCGGCGTCGCCGGCGGCGCGGGCGCGACCCGCCTCGCCGTCGAAACCGCCGCCGTACTCGCCCGCGACGGCGCGTCAGTCGGCGTCCTCGACGCCGCGTTCGCCACGCAGGGCCTCTCGCAGTACGTCGCCGGCCGCATCGACGCGGACGCCACCGAACTGTTCGCGGACGAGACAGTCGACCCCGCGGACGCCCGGTACGACCTCGTGAGCGACACCGCGGACGACCGGGCGTCCGACACGGCCGGCGAACTCGCGGCGTACCCCGCGTTCGCGCCGTTCGCGGCGCTCGCCGAGGCGAAGACACCGACCGCCGCCGAGCGCCTCGGCGACCGGCTGACCGACCTCGCCGACGCACACGACTACGTCGTCGTCGACACGCCGCCGGTCGCCAGCAACCAGGCCGTCGCCGCGGTCACGAGCGCCGGCCGCGTCGCCGCCGTGCTGCCGGCCGGCGACCGCGGCGTCGACAGCCTCCAGCGCGCCCGCGGCCGCCTCGCAGACGTCGGAAGCGGCGGCGAGTCGGACTCGTCGACTCGTCAGACAGAGTCTGACGGCGGGTTCGACCTCGCGATCGCCAACCGAACGAGCGAGAGCATTCCGGACGCCGACCTCGCAGTCCCCGAGCACGCGGAGACGGGCGTTCCGACCGCGCCGGTCGCGCTCGACGGCGACGGAGCGTTCACCGCTTCGGTCGCTTCGCTCGCGGAATCCGTCTTCGACACCACCGTGGACGTCGACATCGCGGACGAGTCGCTGCTCGAGGAGGCGCGTCGTAAACTGCCGTAGGCCGACCTGTCGACCTCGGCCGCCAGAACTACCGCGCGTCGCCCTCGGGCATCGCCGCGCCGAGGGCGTCCTGTTTCTCGACCATCGCGTCGCCCGCCGCGGACAGCGCGCTCTCCACCGCCTCACGGGCGTCCGGAAGCGTGTCGTGCGTGGCGACGTATGCCGCGAGCGCGAACTCGCGCTCGCTCGCGCCGGTGAGTTCGAGCGCGTCGGTGCGCGGAATCCGGGCGTCCAGCCAGTCCGCGAGCACGTCGCGCTGGATCGGGGAGAACGGCGTCAACCCCTCGAACCCGAGGCAATGGAGGGTCTTCGCCGCCGTCACCGGCGGCACGTCCCCGGCGTCCGCGGCGTCCCCAACGCTCGCGCCGCCCGCAAACGCCTCCGCCAGTTCCGCGGCGGTCGCCGCGTCGACGGGCAGGTTGTCCGCGAGCGGCTCCAGCCGGTCGGCGAGTGGCGCGTCGGTGCGGTCGACGCTCGCCACGCCGCGCTCGCGCTGGCGCGTCGTCACGGTCAACCCCGCGGCGATGTCCGACAGCCCCATGCGAATTGATTGTAACCTCCTTCACTTAAATTTTCGACCGATAGTACTCTCGGGAACCGGCGCCCGCCCAGTGAACGTACCGGTCACCGGTACGTTCTCCCCGTCGAAATCGCCCGCATACGGTGGGTTCGTCCCGCGTTTAAATACTCCTCCCGGGCCTACGTTCAGGTGTGATGAGTCAGTCAGCGACCTGCCCCGAGTGCCAGGGGGACGTGCACCGCCGAAACACCGAATCCGTCTGCGCGAACTGCGGGCTCGTCGTCGACGAGGACCGCATCGACCGCGGGCCCGAATGGCGAACCTTCGAGGGTGACGACCGCAACCCCGAGCGCACCGGCGCGCCGCTCACGCGCTCTCGCCACGACCGCGGCCTCTCGACGAAGATCGGGCGCTCCACCCGCCTGAAGGGGCGCAAGCGCCGCCAGTTCGCGCGGATGCGCCGCCAGCACAAGCGCGCGTCCATCCCGTCGAAGGCCGACCGCAACCAGGTGTACGGCTTCACCGACATCCGCCGGCTCGTCGGCGCGCTCTCGCTCCCGCGGAGCGTCCGCGACCAGGCGTGCGCGCTGTTCGACTCCGCCCAGAGCGAGGGACTGCTCCCCGGGCGCTCCATCGAGGGGTTCAGCGCCGCCGCGGTCTACGCGGTCTGCCGGACGAACGGCGTCTCGCGGACGCTCGACGAGGTCGAGGAGGTCGCGCGCGCAGACGAATCCGAGATTCAGGCGGCTTACGACGCGATGAACCGCGAACTCGGCCTCCCCACCGGCCCCATCGACCCGCGAGAGTACCTCCCCCGGTACGCCACCGAGCTCGACCTCGGGAACGACGTCGAGCGCGCCGCACGTGGCTTCGCGGACACCGCCGAAGAACGGAACCTGGTCTCCGGCCGGAATCCAAGTGGCGTCGCGGCGGCGTGCCTCTATGCCGCCGCCCAGGAGCACGGCGTCGGGCTCACGCAGGCCGACGCCGCCGACGTCGCCGACGTGACGGCCGTCACGCTCCGCTCGAACTACTACGACCTCCAGGACTGACCGACGGCGGGAAAAACAGTAGGCAGCGAACTACTCCTCGCAGACTCGCACCCGCTCCGCGAGCGACGCGTACCCCCTCGCGGCCTTCGACTCCGGCGCGACGGTGCGCACGGGTCGCCCCGACGCGAGCGCCGCGTCCACCCGCTCGTCGGCCGGAATCGCGACGACCGGCGCGCCCAGCGTCTCCGCGACGCGCTCGCTCGACCCACGCGCGCGATTGTACGCGACCGCTGCGAGCCCCGCGTCCAGTTCCACCGCGAGCGACCGCGCCCGCAGCGCGTCCGCGATGGCCGCGCGGTCCGGCGTCGTCACGAGCACGCTGGCGTCCGCCGCGAGCAGCGGCAAGCCGACGTCGGCGCGCAACCCCGCCGGACAGTCCACGACCGCGTCACCGTACTCCTCGTCGACGCGCTCGAGAACCCCCACGAGTTCGCGGGGGTCACCCTCGCGCGCCCCCGCCAGCGTTCGCCCGCAGGGCAACCGACGGACGCCCGACGGACCCTCGTAGCCCTCGTCTTGCACCGCCTCGACGGCGGTCGCGCGGCCCGCGAGCACGTCGTGGAGGTCCGGGCCGCGTCCCGCCGGCACGTCCGCCATCCCGAGGTCCGCGTCCACGAGCACGGCGCCCAGTTCGGCGGCGAGGTTCAGCGCCGTCGTCGTCTTCCCCACGCCGCCTTTCCCGCCGCAGACCGCGAGAATCACCCATCTCGCCTCGATTCACGGCCCTCGCCGCGCCCCGCCTCGGCGGCGGCCGCCTCCTCGCCGCCGACCGACTCACGGAGCACGCTCGTTCGCGCCGCGAGCGCCCGCAGTCCTTCGCGGTCGCGGCGCGTGTTCTCGCCGTCGCTCGCGCGCCGAGAAACCCCATCGAGCCACTCCCGTACGCCGTCGGGAAGGTCGGTCGCCGGCGGCGTCACCGCGTCCCGGGGCGGCCGCGGGTCGCCGAGGTCGTCGAGTGTCGCCGCGGGCGTCGGGTCGCTCGCCGCGCGCTCGCTCCACACGACATCTGCTGGTGGGTCTGTGGGCGGTGCTCGCGTCGCGTACCCCACGGGCCGGGTTTCCCCGGCGTCGACGACGCCCTCCCAGCCGCCGTCGTCCCAGCCGGCGATCGGTAATCCGTTCGTCCGCGGCGGCAGCACCGACCCACCACAGCGGTCCGCGACCCTGACTCGCCGCGGGTCGTCGCTGTCGTTGGTCACGCGCGCCGCGACGAGCGTCACCCCACCGCGCCGGAACGCCTCCGTCTCCAGTCGCATGGCGTAGGGTGGTGGCGCTATCGGGCTTAAAGTTCCACCAGCAACACCGGCGCGTCGAGGGCCGCTCGCGCTCGGGGCGCGCGCTCGAAGACGTCGGCGACGACGAGCGGCGCACTCAACCGCGCCACGCGCGCTATCGCCGCCACCGCCGCCCACGCAGGGCCGTCGAACTCGCCGAGGGGAGCAGGCTCGCCCGGCACCGGCAGCGCGGAGAGGGCCCGCTCGAACGACGGCGTGAACGCCGCCGCGAGCTCCCGGCGAGCCCCCCGCCGGAGGTTCTCGCGTCGGTCCTCGAGTTCGAGACGGCGCTCCCGAGCGTCTCGAGCGTCACGCGCACGCCGCCTGGCCGTGGCGAGCGCCTCCCTGGCGGCGTGGTGTTCCGTCTCCGCGACTGCGAGCTCCCGCGCCGCCGTCCGGTGGGCCGTCTCCACGTCGCCTTCGTCCGCGTCGAGCGAACGGTGCGCAGCGACCTCGCCGCTCGCTCGCGCCACCCGCTCCCGGAGCGCCGTCACGTCTGCCTCCGTCTCGGCGACGCGTCTGCGCGCCGACGCCAGGTCGACGTCCGGAACGTCGAGTGACTGGAGTGCGTCCTCGGTCTCGAGAATCGCGTCGTCGTGTTCGCTGCGAGTGCCACGCGACCGCGCCGCCGCCGCGAGCGCGGCCACCGGGGACACCGTGGCGTCACAGTGGAGGAAGCCGACACGCTCGTGAAGGGAGCGGGGTCGCGCGCACCGAACGCGGTCGTCGTCCGGGTCGCGTACAGCCGCGAGCACCTCGTTCGCGTCGACGTCGGCGTCTCGGAGGTCGACCGCCGGACCCTGTTCTGTGATTCCGTCGAACGCCACCCTCATAGCTCCGCGTCAGTCATCGACTCCGGACTCGGATGGTCGGTGCCCGTCGCGAACTTCGTGTACGGCGTGCTCGCACACTCCCGAGACCCGTAGGCCGCTGCCGCGTCCCGCACGCGCTCGGGGACGTCCGCGAACTCGTTCAACGGGACAGTTCGCTCGACCTGCACGTCGCCAGCGTGTTTCTCCCGCAAACGCAGTGCCTGGAACGCGCCGAACTCCGTCGCCTCCAGCAGCGCGGCGCGCCCGAACCGGCGCACGACGCAGTCCCCGTGGGTCTGACAGACGTTCCGCAGGCTCTGGCGTGCGGCCTGCGAGTACGTGACGACGAGCAGCACTACCTGCGCGTATCCCCGCAGCTAAAAATTACTTTCGGAGATGTGAATCAATCAGCGCGTTCGACGTCGAACTCCGGGACGGCACCCTCGAATCGCTCGGCAACCCGCTCGTGGGCCGCCTCGGCGTTCGGCGCGGCGACCACCACGCCCTCGACCGCGGGGTCGCCCGTCGCGCGGAACGCCGCCGCACTCTCGTCCTCGAACTCCGTCGCATACGTTCGTAGCACCCCCAGCACGCGGTCCTCGACGTCCCCCAGCGCGGCGTCGCCCTCCTCGAAATCCGCGAGTGCGTCCTCCACGTTCCGGAGGGCTGAGATACGGTCCATCAGATACCACGCAGGTGATCCTTGTTCGGCTGGTAGAGCTCTCCCTTCTCCTTGAGCTTCTCGATCTGGTGTTCGGCCTTCTCCGCGTCCATGCCGATCTCTTCGGCGCGGTCGAGGACCTCGTCGATCGGTGCGCCCTCGTCGTACTCCTCTTCGATCTCCTCTATGAGCGCTTTGACGTTCTTCACGCGGTCGCGCTGGGTCTTCGAGCGCCCCGTCTCGACGACGTCGGCGTCGAACTCACCGGTCTCCGGGTCGACGCCGATGTCCTGCAGACACGAGCGCACGATACCGATAACGCGCTCTGCGTCGTCTATCTCGACCGTGTCGGAGAGCCGCAGGCGCGCCGACGCTTCCGCGAGACGCACCAGTGCTTCGAGTTTCCGGGCCGTGACGGGGACAGGCGCGTCCTCGTCTTGGCCGCGGGAGCGCAAGTCGACGTAGAACTCCTCGATGGCCGACTTCGCCTCGTCGGTCATCGTCGGGTAACACGACCGCCGGGCGTACGCGATGTACTTCCGGAGTAGCGGCGCGTCGATGGCTGGCGCGACCGCCTCCGTCTGGCTCTCTATCTCCTCGTCGGAGTGATTCGCGTTCGCCAGGCGATTGTTCTGGGTTTGGAGTTCGCCCGCGTAGTTCGTCTGGATGATGTGCTGGGCGAGCCGCGAGTCCTCCTCTTCGTCGGGTTCGTCCGTCACCGTGAAGATGAGGTCGAACCGCGAGATGAGCGCGGGTTCGAGGTCGATCTGCTCGCCGATTGGCTCGTACTGGTCGAAGCGCCCGTACTTCGGGTTCGCCGCGCCGAGCAGCGAACACCGCGACTTGAGGGTGGCGTTGATGCCCGCCTTCGACACCGAGATCTTCTGCTGTTCGAGCGCCTCGTGCATCGCCGAGCGGTCCTCTGCGGCCATCTTGTCGAGTTCGTCCACCGCCGCGACGCCCTGGTCCGCGAGCACGAGCGCGCCCGCTTCGAGGGTCCACTGCTGGCCGTCCCCGAAGTCGTCGCGAACTGCTGCCGCCGTGAGACCGGCAGAAGACGAGCCCTTGCCGGAGGTGTAGACGGAGCGCGGTGCGATATTTTGCACGTAGGAAATCATCTGGGAGTTGTGCGAGATGACGCCGTTCGTCAGGTAGTTGTGCGTCCCCTCGATTTCGAGGTCGTACACCCAGTCGTCCTCGGGTTCGACTGGTTCGATGGATTCGATGCGACTCCATTCGATTTCCACGGGTACGTCCGGACTGCACTCGCCGGAACTCTTTGCAACGACCCCACCGTCTGTGCTCAACGATTTCTCAGTGCTAACGGTGTCAGGTGCGACCGCGATAGGTTGCCCCTCACTGAGTTCGTCGGCGCGAACTGCCTCGTGGCCGAGCGCACCGGGTACGAACAGTGGATGACTCGGCGTCACCGTCACCTCACGACCGCTTGCCGTCCGCACCTCGTACATCTTATCGGGTGCTTCTCGCTTCCAGACCTTCGTCGCGCGCCGCTGCGTAAGTGTACCGTCTGGCGCGAGTGACGGCACTTTCAGGTCGGCCTCGTCCCAGACGCCGTCGTCGATTGGCTGTGGGTCATCGAGATTCGATTCGACGAGGTCCCGGATTTCGTGCTGGGTCCCGTTCGCGAGTGTGACCGTCGTGTTCCCGCGAACGCACTTCCCCGTACCGGGGTCCCCGATGAGGAGCATGTGGAGGTCGCCGCGGATGCGGGACTCGTCGGGGAGTTTCTTCGTGACGCCGGAGAACAACTGCAGCATCATCGCGAGTTTCGCCTCCCGGTGGCCGTAGATGGCGGGCGCCATCGAGTCCACCATCTGCTCGTAGATGTCCTCGCGCTCGGAGATCTCCACGATCTGCTCCTTGTCCTCCTCCGTGATGTCCATCTCCTCGAACTCCTCGTCCTCGATGACGATGGAATCACCCTCCATGTAGAGGTCGAAGACGGGGGACTCGTTGGTCCCCTCGCTCTGGTCGAGACGGAGCACGCCCGTACCGGTGACGTGGTCGCCCGCCGTCACCTCGCCGGTGATGTCATCCTCGATGTGAACGTCGATGCTCTGTGGGGTCTCCCCGCCCGCCAGTCCCTCGGGGGACTCCTGAATGCGAAGCTTCTGGGCGTCCACGAACTCCGAGCGCTCGGGGTCGAGTTTGAACGGCCCCTGGCGCTCGCAGGACTCGCACTGGTATGGCTCCTGGAACCCCGCGTCGCCCTGTGGCACCTCGGTCTCGGCGCCACAGCGCTGGCAGACGAACACCGCGCGCTCGATCTTCGGCTTGACGTCGGTCGCCTTCCGCACCATCCCCTTGACGCTGATGAGCGTGTTCAGGTGTTCAGCGCGGATGTCCCGGATTTCGGTGTGCTCCTCGAGGCCGTGCAGGCGGACGTGGGCTTGACCGAGGCTGACGTCCACCGGGAGGTCGTACAGCCTGAGGGCCTCCTCGGCGGCCTCCGTGAGCTGGTCCGGGTGGTTGATGAAGTCGTCGGCCAGATCCGGGTCCATCTGGTAGAGGTCCCGCCAGTCCAACTCGAGAGACTTGGACTCCCGCGGGTACTCGCGGGCGAGTTCCCCGATGTCGTCGCTGTAGTACCGGCGGAAGAACTCCTCGAACCTGTCCACGAGTTCCTGGTTTGCGGCCTGCGCCATTCTGTCCTGAGTAGGTTACGCCCTCTCGCCTATGAAGGTTCGCAAACCCCATCGAAAGTAGAAGAACTGGCCACCAGCTGAGAACGTCCGTTCTGCGGTGTGCTCGAATTCGCCACCAGTCAGTGGAGAGCGGGACGAGTGGCAGGACCGCTCATCGGAGCGCCCGGCCGTCTCCTACGACGCGGTCGTCCGCCCACGAATCAGCGTCGTACACCGTCACGGTGCCCTGGCCACTGACCCGAATCTGGTACCCGTCCGTGTAGAACCGCAGTTGCCACTGGCTGTCGTTGCGCGCAGTCAGTTTCTCGAGGACATCTGGGTCGATGTAGTCGTGTAACGGAGTGTCCACGTCCATCGGATCGCTTCCTTCGAGTTCCGAGAGCTGCTCGACGACCGCGACCAACACGGGGTTCGGCCCGGAGTAGTTGGTCCACGTTCCCTCCGCGAGAACGCGGTCGTGTCCCTCGTACGGCCGAACGCGCTCCTGTCGAGCGGTGGAACTGCCGAGCAGCACTCCGGCGCCGAGGCCGACGCTCAGGACGGTGAGCAGTTGGTCGCTCACGGAGACGAACGACGCCCCGCGGCGGACCGAACTCAGCGCCCACCAGCCACCGACGACCGACGCGATAACTACCCCCAACCACCCGAATCGACCGATCTGTTCGATCTGCGTGGTCTCGTACCCTCGCTCCCGCAGTTGAAACGTGAAGGCGCCGACCACAAGAGAGAGGACGAACGGAACGATGATACTCGGAACGTCCGACAGTCCCGGCGCGTAACTGAACGGAAGGTACGCGAGTGACGCGACTGCAAGCCCAGTGGTGAGCACCGGGAGAGTGTGCTCGCTCCACCATAACCGCGAGCATCGGTGCATGTCCCGACGTCTACGGCCGTGTACATAACGTTCTGCACCTGTTTCGCGCGAATCGGCTATGAATCGAACCCGCCGCGCTCGGTACGGACGCCGAGTGAATCACCGGTAACGTGTCCCGGCCTGTCTGGTAAGTAGGGAAGTATTTACATATTCGACCTGTTTTGGCTGCTGCATGTCTATCGCCCAGTTCGGTGTGTTCCCGTTCGCGGAGGAGATCGTTCTCCTCGTCTTCGGCGCGGCCGCGTTCGTCCTCGCGCGCCGGCAATTCGACTCGCCAACCGACCTCCTCCAGCACGCCGCCGGCGCCGCCGCAGGCAGCGTCTTCGTCGCCTACGGACTCCGCGAGTTCCTCCGCGCGACCGGGGGCGGCTACTACTGCTGTAACCACCTGTTCTACCAGGTGTTCGGCGTCGTGATGACGGTACTCGGCTGGGCGATTCTACTGGTGAGTGTCGTCGGCCCGGTTCGGCGGCGATTCGGCGGTGGTGGTGCGTCCGCGGACTCCAACCTGACTGACGGGTAGGAAGCGTGTGACGGACGCTTTCGACTGTAAACTCTCGGAGCGCATTCGACCGGAGATGAGACTACAGAATGTCGCTGAGTCGTAGCTCTACGGAGCAGAGCCGTCTCGGAGACGAAGAACACCAACCACACGGCGGAACTGTTCGCAGACGGGTTCAAGCGGGAGACTCACACCCAAACTGGAAATACAGTTCCCCATGAGGACCCAAGGTGAGCGTTAGTGCGCTGGTGGTACCACCATCACAACCACCCTCGTTGACCACCGTTGGCCACTGTTCGATCTGGTGAAGGCCGTTCACGCGCACCTCGACCGTTTGTGGACTCCCCTCGAACGTGAAGGTGTCAGTCTTACTCGCAGGGATCTCCAGTGGCTTCTGAACAAGTGGAGTATCATCTCTCCCCGAAACGACGATGTCGAACACTGCTCGCTCACCCTGATTGATGACAGTCATATCGTGACGAGGGACTCGAGAGCCATCAGGCCCAGGTAGAATCTCTGTACACCCCGAGAAGACCGGTACTGTCGCAGCCAGCGCTGCCGACAACAGGCCACGGCGGGAATGTTGATTCACTACGAGACGGTTCTCTTCAAGACGACTTAATGTTGTACGCCCGGAGAGGATGTTCGCCGAGTTAGCCCAGCAGAGAAGTGCGACCGCCGAGAGACGAGCGTCTCTCGTGCTCCCATTTTCGCGTCGCGAAAAGTGGGACCGCCCGAATTTGAATCGGGGTCACAGCGTCCCAAACGCTGAAGGATACCAAGCTACCCTACGGTCCCGCAGACACACGTACCCCGGCGTTCGGCGTAAGGGTTTCGTTCCGCTCGGCCCACCGCGAAGCGTTCACAGTCGCCCTGGCAGTGACGCTGGCCGCCACAACGCCTTTCGAGGCGGGCGACGACCACGCAGTATGGCGACTGGATTCGAAATCGGAATCCTGGCCGTCGTGCTCGTCGCGCTGTTCGGCGCGTACGCCGTGATTCGCGCCATCAAACCGTTCATCGTGAACGCCGTGCTCGGCCTCCTGGTCATCCTGCTCGCGCAGTACCTCGGCGCCGAGGTGGCGGTGACGCCGCTCGCGTTGCTGGTGGTCGCGGTCGGCGGGATTCCCGGCGCGATACTCGTCATCCTGCTCGCGTACGCCGGCGTCGCGTTCCTGCCGGCGCTCCTGCTGGTGTGAGAACAGCGCGGCGCGCTTCGCCACTCGCCTCTTCCGAGCGGCTTCGCTGTTCACGGCTCGCTTCGCTCGCCGCTCACTACTTCGTGGTTCTCACTCGCTACAGTCGCTCGCGGTTCTCTACGTTCACCGCTCGCAATAACGTGGTTCTCGCTCCCTGCGGTCGCTCCGAACCACGCTACTCCTCTTCCCCACGCAACTCGAGTTCCGCGACGACGTCGTAGGGGTCCGCGCCCTTCCGGACGCCGTCGAGAATCTGGAAGGCAGCGCCGGGTTCGAGGAAGTGCGTGGTGACGGCGCGCCCGAGCGGCGTCGGCTGGAAGCCGTCGATGAACTCGTACTCGATGAGTTTGCTGAGCGCCGGCTTCGTCGGCACGTCGCCGATCATGCGGTCGTTCAGTCGCTTGGCGGCTTTCCCACCGACGGTGACGTTCGCGAGCGTCTCCTCGATGGCCGCCGTCTCGTCGTAGTGCGTGACGACGTCCTCCATCTCGCCCTTGAGGAGTTTGAACGCGGCCTCGTCCTCGCTCCCCTCCATGGAACCGTGGTACGCGGCGTCCGGTTCGACGAGCAAGTAGACCTTGCCCTTGTCGTGGTAGTCCGGGCGGCCTGCGCGTCCGAGCATCTGCTCGAACTCCTGGACGGAGAGCCACTCGATGCCCATCGCGAGCGAGTCGAAGATGACCTGATTCGCGGGGAAGTCGACGCCCGCCGCGAGCGCCGCGGTGGTCACGACCGCCGCGATGTCCTGATTTCCGAATTTCCGCTCGACGGACTTGCGCTCGCCGTAGTCGAGGCCCGCGTGGTAGGCCGCCGACGGGTAGTCGAGTTTTCTGGATATCTCGTGGCAGCGCCGCCGCGAGTTCGTGAAGATGATGGTCTGTCCCTGGTACCCCATCGAGGACTCCTGGTCGAACTCCCGCCTGACGAGTTTGTTCTCGATGTCGGGTTTCTCCTGGCCGTCCGCGAACGTGACGTGGCGCTCGATGGGCACCGGGCGCTCCTCGAACTCCACGAGTTTCGCGTCGAGGCCGCGCGCCAGTTCTCCTGGATTGCCGACCGTCGCCGAGAGGTACACCCACTGCGCGCCCGTGTAGTCCTGCTTGCGTTCCGCCTGGGATTCGCAGTAATGTTTGAGCCGCGAGATGAGGCCGTCGAGGCGGTGGCCGCGCTCGTCTTCCTTGAGCGTGTGCACTTCGTCGATGACGACTGTCCCGATTTCGCCGAGGTCCTTCCCCGTGCGGAGCGCGTGGTCGATGCCCTCGTAGGTGCCGACGACGATGTCCGCCGTCGGGTCGAAGGCGTGGCCGTCGTCCCGGATGCGGGAGGAGCCGACG encodes:
- a CDS encoding DEAD/DEAH box helicase; the protein is MSEQVQRVDTLFLHEARDHYLAVARRDEERLFRAKLEVAEKDAGPRPGRFRTKTDSGEEPRNPDEFVDIARRAGRIRISEQTSRSGRAELQELLDAYQLDAKVVRTCRLCAGKGRYSPITSETAIEADGESICPDCALRELEREIAFSGQLTGTAHDRLEELLLDVQDLDRITGLLQGNLDPDLTKFDEVSATTDDIDPVPVTDLDLHPGIQGLLEDRFEDLLPVQSLSVENGLVEGDDQLVVSATATGKTLVGEMAGLHRLLSGNGKMLFLVPLVALANQKHEDFEDEYGHLANVTIRVGSSRIRDDGHAFDPTADIVVGTYEGIDHALRTGKDLGEIGTVVIDEVHTLKEDERGHRLDGLISRLKHYCESQAERKQDYTGAQWVYLSATVGNPGELARGLDAKLVEFEERPVPIERHVTFADGQEKPDIENKLVRREFDQESSMGYQGQTIIFTNSRRRCHEISRKLDYPSAAYHAGLDYGERKSVERKFGNQDIAAVVTTAALAAGVDFPANQVIFDSLAMGIEWLSVQEFEQMLGRAGRPDYHDKGKVYLLVEPDAAYHGSMEGSEDEAAFKLLKGEMEDVVTHYDETAAIEETLANVTVGGKAAKRLNDRMIGDVPTKPALSKLIEYEFIDGFQPTPLGRAVTTHFLEPGAAFQILDGVRKGADPYDVVAELELRGEEE